Part of the Quercus lobata isolate SW786 chromosome 6, ValleyOak3.0 Primary Assembly, whole genome shotgun sequence genome, CTCTATATCGCTAGTGACTCATATTCTGGCGTGGTTGTTCCAATCATTGTTCAAAAAATATCAGAAGGTACTGATAAACATATCTTTTTGAACACTTCCATAGCTTCTCTTGATTACAAAAGTCATTTAGTTACGATGCTGCAGGTATTGAATCTAGGGACAAACCACCACTCAATCTCAAAGTACATAATCTAATTCCAAATCctcaattattttgatataCTCTTGCTATCCACGTAATGTTTCAAAAACTGTACAGGGTTATTTGCTTGGTAATCCAGCGACagacaaaaaatttgatgtCAATTCAAGAGTTCCATTTGCTCATTGTATGGCAATTATTCCTGATGAGCTTCACGAGGTTATTTGGTAACATCTCTTCTAGTAGATTTCCTAGTTTATACAGAAATACCTATTTGCCCTTGATTGTCACCAATTGTCTTAATTCTGCATTTAAAAAGTGAACGTCTTTGTTCGATTTTTTGTAGAGTGCTAAAAGAAGTTGCAATGGTGAATACGTAGGTGTAGACTCCAGCAACATACAATGTGCAAATGATCTTCAAGCTATCTCAAATGTCAGTAGGCCACTCTGTCTTTTCCAATTTAACACAGACTATTCATTTTAAtcttatattctttttgcaTTATTGATTAGATTGCTATCTTGATTATATAGTGCACTGAAGGATACAACAAACGCTCGTCACTACGCCTAAGTGCCCTTCCAGCTTTAGGCGATTACTTATAAGAAGGCCTGGAGACCCCGATCCCTCACGTTGTAGTGTAAATCCTTCACCCCCCTCTCTTACTGCAAGTTTGTTTCATGGATGTGATGAAGTCTGAATTAGTGACTACCTTATATTATAGAACTACAATAATTTTCTCAGCCACATATGGGCAAATAACGCTACTGTCCAGAAAGAACTTCATGTCAGAAAGTAAGAGAAGCTCTCTAGAAATTAACATTGACGTAGAGTACTGTTGCCagctaaagaaaataaaaataaacaaacaaacaaaatctaaaCAAGATTCAACCTTCAAATAATTTGTATGATGAACAGGGAACAATTAGATGGTGGATAAGATGTAACACAGACTTACCTTACAAGAGGGATGTTAAGAGTACAGTAAGCTATCATTTTTATCTCAACCGCAAAGGTTATCGAGCTCTGATATACAGGTTTGATAGCAGACTTTTTTTACTTATACTTCATGTTCTCTCTGCAACTAACACAAAACAAGATAAGAGCAAGTGAGACGTTTTAAGTAGGCCATATATTCTAATTGGCAACTGAAAATAATAAGATTAAgccacaaaaatcaaatttgagtGTATTAATACTGTATGTATCTATCCTGCAGTGGTGATCATGACATGATCATTCCATACATAGGAACCCAATTGTGGATCAAATCTCTAAATTTGTCCATTGTTGATGAGTGGCGTCAACAGCTGGTAGATGATCAAGTTGGAGGGTAGGCCTATCCTATGGTTATACTGATGTATTTTACCATGTAGAGTTCTATTTCAAGTTTtgattgtttggatttttatgcAGATTCACAAGGGGATTCTCAAACCACCTCACATATGCTACTGTAAAGGCAAGAGTGCTATTGCTATTCAACCATAATTGTTTTGCAAGTGAAAGCGAGGGGAATTTTAATTAGTATGACTTTTGCAGGGAGGGGGTCACACAGCTCCAGATGAAATGCCTAAGGAATGCTATAACATGTTCAAAAGGTGGATCTCTCATGAACCACTGTAATCACTCTCTAATTCCAGCTCCAGATAGCAGATACACTAGTAGTTGCTATTTGCTAATAAATGCC contains:
- the LOC115950264 gene encoding serine carboxypeptidase-like 18 yields the protein MVEYNGSLPTFVLNPYSWTKVASVIFVDSPVGTGFLYSRTLQRWLLSHTRFIANPLYIASDSYSGVVVPIIVQKISEGTDKHIFLNTSIASLDYKSHLVTMLQGYLLGNPATDKKFDVNSRVPFAHCMAIIPDELHESAKRSCNGEYVGVDSSNIQCANDLQAISNGTIRWWIRCNTDLPYKRDVKSTVSYHFYLNRKGYRALIYSGDHDMIIPYIGTQLWIKSLNLSIVDEWRQQLIHKGILKPPHICYCKGKSAIAIQP